Genomic segment of Rhodocaloribacter litoris:
GATAGAGCAACAGGTGCCCGACCATGAGCCGCCGGTCGTGGGTCTCGGCCAGCTCGACCAGGCGCTCGGCCTCGGCGGCGGTCTGCGCCATCGGCTTCTCGACGAAGACGTGCTTCCCCGCCTGCAGGGCGGCTTCGGCCATCGGGAAGTGGCGGGGCGTCTCGGTGGCGATGACGACGGCGTCGAGCGCCGGGTCTTCGAGCAGGTCCTCGAAGCGGTGCGTCGTGCGCACCTCCGGGTATTGGCGGGCGACGGCGGCCAGCACGTCCTCGCGCTGGTCGCATGCCCAGGCGAGTGTCACGTCGGGCAGGCCGGCGAAGTTGCGCAGCAGGTTCTTGCCCCAGTAGCCGATCCCGACCTGGCCCAGTCGAAGGGGAGGGTGGTCGCTCATCCGGGGGACTTTTCTTTGGGATTGCGGACGTAGGCGTGCACGGCGTCGGCGATGTACGCCTGCTGCTCGGCGGTCAGCTCCGTGTGCATGGGCAGCGAGAGAACCTCGGCGGCGGCACGGTCGGTCTCGGGCAGGTCGTCGTAGCGGGCCGGTGCGGCACCCCCGGCGAAGACGGGCAGCCGGTGCAGGGGGACGGGGTAGTAGATGGCGTGCGGGATGCCCCGGGCCTTCAGGTGGGCCGCCAGCCCGTCCCGGCCGCCGGGCACCTCCGGCGCCACGCGGAGGGTGTACTGGTGGAAGACGTGCCGGCCATTCGGATCGCGGTACGGGACCGCCAGGCCCGGGATGCCGTCGAAGAGGGCATCGTACCGATCGGCGGCGGCGCGGCGGGCCTCCGTGTAGGCGTCGAGCCGGCGAAGCTTGACGCGGAGCACGGCGGCCTGCAGGGCGTCGAGCCGGCTGTTGACGCCCACGACCTCGTTGTGGTACTTCCGTTGCGAGCCGTGGTTGGCGATGAGCCGCATCCGGTGGTAGAGGGCTTCGTCGTTCGTCAGGATGGCGCCGCCGTCGCCGTAGCAGCCCAGGTTCTTCGACGGGAAGAAAGAAAGCGTGCCGACGTGGCCGATGAAGCCCGTGTGCCGGCCCTTGTAGGTGGCCCCGACGGCCTGCGCATTGTCCTCCACGACGTAGAGGCCGTGCCGGCGGGCGATTTCCAGGATCGGGTCCATGTCCGCCGGCTGGCCGAAGAGGTGAACGGGCACGATGGCTTTCGTTTTCGGCGTGATCAGCGCTTCGAGGCGGTTCGGATCCAGGTTGAACGTCTTCGGGTCGATGTCGCAGAAGACGGGGACGGCGCCGAGCAGGGCGGCGGCCTCGGCCGTGGCGATGAACGTGAAGGCGGGCGTGATCACCTCGTCGCCCGGCCCGATGCCAAGCGCCATGAAGGCGACCTGGAGCGCGTCGGTCCCGTTGGCCACCCCGAGCACGTACGACCCGCCGAGA
This window contains:
- a CDS encoding DegT/DnrJ/EryC1/StrS family aminotransferase; amino-acid sequence: MNLQMVDLRGQYLAMKDEMDAALQEVLASTQFINGPEVGKFECELAGYLGGSYVLGVANGTDALQVAFMALGIGPGDEVITPAFTFIATAEAAALLGAVPVFCDIDPKTFNLDPNRLEALITPKTKAIVPVHLFGQPADMDPILEIARRHGLYVVEDNAQAVGATYKGRHTGFIGHVGTLSFFPSKNLGCYGDGGAILTNDEALYHRMRLIANHGSQRKYHNEVVGVNSRLDALQAAVLRVKLRRLDAYTEARRAAADRYDALFDGIPGLAVPYRDPNGRHVFHQYTLRVAPEVPGGRDGLAAHLKARGIPHAIYYPVPLHRLPVFAGGAAPARYDDLPETDRAAAEVLSLPMHTELTAEQQAYIADAVHAYVRNPKEKSPG